The DNA region TCTGTGATGCAGCTCAGTGCATACGGCTCTTCTACGAGGCAGACCCACCGCTGTGCTACCTGTTCTGAGCCGTTCGTGGGGAGCTCCTCAACGGCGAACATGCTCTGGCCATAGAGACGGGCGTGGAGGAGCCGAGTAGGAAAGGCGAGCTTTAGGAGACTATCGCGCTCGTTCCAGTACAGCCGGAGGCGCAGCTCGATCTCTGCTCCTTCTCGAGGGATCACATAGTGCAAGCAGGCAAAGGAGCGGTAGCGGTGATGGAAGAGGGCCTCTACGACTGTGCAGAGTGGACCATCCTCTATGATTCGGACGGGATGGAGTGGTTCTGGGACACCGGCAAACCAAGCGGCTAGGGCTTTTGGAAGAAGCCGAAAATGACGGGCTTTGCGCCGAAAGTGGCGGACCCACATGCCCCAGGCGTCAGCGCTGTCGGGAATGACAAGCAAGCTGGCCATCCCTGCCCGGGCGTATTCGCGGCCGTGGACTCGGTAGCGCTCCAGGAGGCCGGTCTGACGGCTGATCCATATCTCGGCCTCGGTTGTGCGGAGGCGGATCCATTGAGGGTCTGTAGTCTGTGGCGGCGGAGGGGGAGGTACATACGCGAAACGGCAGGAGAACCGGTGCATACGCTGGGGCTGTAACGTCGCCCGGAAGAGGATTCGCTTGCGGAAGTCTTGGGGAAGGTTGCTCTCGGGGCGGAGCTCCTGGCAGCTAAGGGGGGTACCGTCTTCTGAGAAGAGCTGTGGCTGTGCATGGAGTGTGGAGCGGTTCGGCTCCTCTGGCTGGCATTCGCACTCCAATAGCACCGTGACCGGGTAGGGGTGGTGGTTGTACACGAGGATGGGAATCTCATCAGGAACTGCCGGAGGCTGGCCAACGGAGAGGGCAATGAAGGAGCGATAGAGGAGTCCGTCAACCGTGTGGAGGGCTGAGGATAGGCGTTGGAGGGCCGATATTGTTGCGGATTCCGTGCACGTTCCGGCGAGGATGTCGTGGAACTGGCAGAAGAGCACTGCCTCCCATGCGCGACGCAGTGATTCTCTGGGATAGGGCAGGAGCCCAAGGAGTGCAGCACACGTGGCCATGGTTTCAGCGGTGATGAGGCGGTCTTCGGCGAGGCGATAGAGCTGCTTGAGCCGTATGTTGGTTGTGTAGGCTCCTACGGCCCACGGTCGGAGGCTCTGGCGGACAACAGGGAGCTTGGAGCGCAAAGGCTCTATTGCCTCCAAGTACTCCTCAGGGGTGGCATGCTGGAACTGCCAATCCATCGCCTGTTGCAGTTCCCGAAGTGCATGCAGGTCTATCTCCGAGGGACCGCCACCATGATTGCCCACTCCCCACGGAAAGAGCAGGGGGTGGGGGCTGTCCTGCTGCTGTAGGAAGGAGCGTAGCTTCTCGGCAGCCTTTCCGAGAGGTGTGTTGTAGTGCGAATCGGCACGAATCCCGATGACTTGGGAGCCATCAACCCCTTCCCATCGGAATATGCTATGCGGCAATGGCAGCCGTTCTCGCGAGGGACGGCAGAAGATGTAGGCGCGGTAACCGCTGCGGGCTAAGATCTGGACTAGCCCGCGGCTGTGTCCAAATGAGTCCACATTGAGGGCCACGACTGGCTCGGTGCCGAAAGTGCGGGTGAAGTAGCGATGGCCTACGAGGATCTGGCGCACCATTGCCTCCCCGCAGGGGAGGTTGCAGTCGGGCTGGAGGTACCATCCTCCTGCCGGATACCACTGCCCACTTTGGACCAGATGCCGGATGCGCTCAAACAGCTCGGGCTCGTAGAGCTCAACCCAGTGGTAGAGCAGGGCCTCGTTCTGGTTGAAGCGGAGCTCCGGGTACCGTTGACAGAGTTGGACGACACTGCGGAATGTTGCCAGCGTTACGGCAACGCCTTCATGCCAATCCCACAACCAGACTGGGTCAATATGGGTCTGCGCCAAGAGGTAGACCTTGCGGCGTTCCATAGGAGCTTGTCCCTCTACTGACGCGCGAGCTGCAAGGAGTTCTCTCCATGCGAGGAGTTCTCTCCAACCTTGAGGTAGGCCTCCAGCTCTTGCTGGAGTTCTTCTCGGTGCGAGATAATCCCTATCAGGCGTCCTTGGCGGCGGAGTTGGTGGAGGGTCCCCATGACGATCTGGAGACTCTCGCGGTCTAGGCTGCCGAATCCTTCATCGATGAAGAGCAGGCATCGTCGGAGTCGGGAATTTGCGCGGACCATGTCTGAAAGGGCCAGAGCTAATGCCAGGGAAGCCTGGAAGAGCTGCCCTCCAGATAGGGTGCTGATTTCCCTCTCCCTTCCTTCGTAGCTGAAGTCTCGGACACATAGCTCCCTTCCGCCCTCTCTCACCCCCAGCTCCAAGAGACCATATGTCCACTTCCGCAGGTACTCGTTGGCCCTATTGCAGATGCCATCCATGTAGGACGCGGCGATGAAGTTGATGAAGGCATTGCCTTGGAAGAGCCTTGCCAGCTTCTCGATGCGGTCGCATCGGACGCAGAGCTTTTCGTACTCCTGCGAAAGCTGAGCGTACCGCTCGCGGGCTTGCTGTACCTCTTCGAGCTGTCGCTTTAGGGCCCCTTGGCGTTCTGCCAATTCCTCTAGCTCTCGCTCGAGACGAGCCCGCTCTGTGCAGATACGCTCGTGCTCGTCGGGCTGGTAGCGAGCGGTTTCTGTGCTGAGGCGATCACATTCCTCCTGAAGCATTTTCAGGCGCCTTTGGAGGTCCCGCAGCTCGCTGAGCTCCTTGTAGAGTTCATCATACGGGTGCTGGAGAAGCTGTTGTGCTTCGGCGAGCAATAGACCTTCCGCTTCACATGCTGCTCGGAAGTCTTGGTGGCATTTGTCAATTTCAGCTTCCATCTCGGCAAGCTGCTTGCGAAGGGTTTCTATCTGCCCCTGTACCCTGTCGAACTCGGTCTGCTTCTCCTGAAGCCCTTTCTGCACCCTGGGGAGTTCTTCTTCTACCTGCTGCCGTCTGGCTTTGAGCTCCTCGTGGAGCTTGCGGAGCGTCTCCTGGGTGTAGTGGAGAAGAGATTCGTCGTAGTCCTTCACTCTTTGGCAAAGGTGCTCGTAGGAGCTGCTGCTCTGAGCGTAGTCATTTGATAAGCGGTTGTAGTACTCTCGGCGTTCGAGTTCTTGGCGTCTGTACTCCTCGAGCTGTTCGAGGCGTTCGCGCTCCTCGGTATTGAGATCTTGGAGTTCCTGCTGGAGCTGCCCATAGCGCTGCCTTGCAACCTGTAGTTGATGCTCTAGTGCATCAGGAGACCAGCCAGACCACGTAAACGAGCGTCGGTGTTCAGCAATTTTCTGCTGGATGGACTCCAGCTTAGACTCTATCTCACGGCGCTGCCCTTCGAGCACTTCAAAGCGTGCTGCATAGTCGTTTCGAAGAGTGCGAAGGTATTCCAGCCATCCCTGGAGCACGGAGAGCTGTTCCAGGCTCTTCTCAAGCTCCTCCTGAAGGTGCGGGTCGGAGAGAGCGGGGGAGGGATGGTCGAGGGAGCCACACACGGGGCAGGGCTGATGTGGCTCAAGAAGCTGTGCCAGCTCAGCTGCGCTCTGGCGTTGCCGCAAGCGCTCATGTTGCCGCTGATGCTGCTCTATAGCAGAGCGGAGTCGGTCCTCCACTTGCTCAAGCTCGTCGGAGTGGGGACTCTGGGGCCGGTATTCCTCTGACAGTTCACCACATCTTCGGAGGAACTCCGCTTCCGCTTCGGCTATTTTTTCGTTGCACTTCCGAAGTTCATCGCTAAGCTCGCTGTGCTGATTCCGAAGCGCCTTGTCTACGCTGTGCCAATCGACCAGCTCGTGAAGCTCTGCATACGACTTCAACTCATCGATAAGCCGTTGGCGCTGTTTGCGGAGAGCCTCTAACTCCTCTTCAAGCCGCTGACGGGAGTGCTGTAGAGAGGCAAGCTGTTGGCTGAGTTCCTGGCGTTCGAGATCTAGTTCGGTCAGCCTCTCTCGGAGCGCTGCAGCTTGCGCAGCGTCGTCGTAAAGTTGGATGATCTCAGGGCTGAGCTCGTGGCTGTCGGCAAGCGACCGCAACTCTTCATAGCGCCGTTGGAGGGGACTTAGAGAGTTCTGGAGCTCATCAGCCGCTTGCTGCAATGGGATGAGTTGGTCCTGGAGCTTACGGCGATGTTCCAGTTTGTTTTGCAGTTGCTGCCAGGGTCGGAGCAGCCGCTCACGGCAGTGGAGGAGGTGCTCAAGTCGTTGGCATCGTTCATCCACATCTGGGTACTGCCGGTGTAGATCCTGTAGCTCTTGGCGGAGTCTCTGGTACTGTTGGTATTGCTCGGCAAGCCGCTGGAACCCCTGCTCTCTGTGGAGCAGCTCTTGGTGGCGCTGCTTCAGCTCTTCCTGCTTGGCCTTAGCTTCTTCCAGCTCTTCCTGTAGGCTCTGAAGCAGCTCTTCGGAGGCGGATTCTCTGTATTGATTCAGCTGCTGTTCCAGGCTCTTCTTGCTGAGGTTGGCTTCTTGCCTCACGTCGCGGATAGTCAGTGAGAAGTCGTAGCGGTGGAGCTGGAACAGCTTTTGGAGTGCTTCGGCGCGGTCTCCGGAGTCCAGTGTCAAGAAGTTCTGGAATTGCCCCTGTGGCAAGAGGATGGCGCGGCAGAAGTTGTCGTAGTCCAAGCCAAGCAGCTTAGCAACTTCGTTGGCTGTATTTCCACTGACTTGTCGCCATTTTCCGGAGTGGGATTGGAAGAGCTGATGGAGGAGTCTGCCCTTCTCGTTGGCTCGGTAGCGACATTGGTAGAGATGCTGACCATCGTGAGTGTCCAGAAGGAAGGTGAAATCTACGCTGACTTTTTGGCTCTTGGGGTTCATGATGACGGCGATACTCTTGTTCCGGGGCTTCCGAGGGCATTCAGCATAGAGGGCCAGCAGCATTGCTTCGACGATCGCCGACTTGCCACTCCCTGTTGGCCCTATGATGCCGAAGAGGCCTGCATCTACGAGCGGGCCGAAGTCTATCCGCTGCTTAGTGCTGTACGAAAAGAGGCCTTCAATGGTCAACTCCAGCGGGATCATGGCTGTTCTCCTAGGTATCGTGTTGCAAGGCTCTATGCCGTTGCAGAACTTCTCGGAAGAGCTCTACCATTGCCGCGTCTGGGTCCTGTCTCTCCTTGTAGCGGAAGAAAGTGGTGAAGAGGGTCTCGATGTCGTCGAGGAGAGCCTCAGGGGATGAGAATTCCGAAAGCTCCTGCTGCAGCTTCACGGGGGTGATGAAGAGGTGCCGATGGGAACCCCGGAGCTGTTGTAGCTCCTCAGGGCTTAAAGGGGCATCAGAGTACAGCAGCAGCTCCACGTACGCTTCGCTCGGTAAGTTCTGGAGCCGCTGCAGAGCCTCTTGGCTGTTCTGGCAGATGAGGCGATATAGAGGGTAGCCGCCGGAGAGTGGTAGGGGGTTGATCTGGACACCATTGGGGTTGAGTTCTACGAGGAGCGCGACTTTGTTGGGATTGGTGTCGGAGAAGGAGTACTGTAGCAGGCTGCCCGAGTAGGCAATCGTTGGTGAAGATTGGCGGATGATCTGGAACTGGTGGAGGTGTCCTAGGGCTACGTAGTGGACCATTGATGGGAAATCGTCTGGCGAGAATGCTTCGTTACCGAAGCTGATGGGACGCTCTTCCTCGTCCTCCTGCAGGACTATGCCATCTGCGGAGCAGTAAAGGTGTGCCACGAGAACTGTTGGCATGGGAACATGAGCGCGGCTCTGCAGGCGTTCTTCCCACTGCGTTCTCAGCCATGCGGGGAGCTGAGTGTCTACGATTTGCTGGAGTCGGTACGGGGAGACGTAGGGTGTTAGCAGGAAGCGCACGTCAAAGGGCCAGCGGGGGTGCTGAAGCTCCAATATTCCGTTGGCGCTGTAGGAGACGACAGCTTTCCCAAGGTGTGTCCCGGCCTGTGGTAGGGTGGAATCCAGAGAGCCGAGGAGTAGGACCCCTAAGGGATAGCCCCAGCAAGCTGCTGACTCCAGGCGCTCTGGGGAGTCGTGGTTGCCGGCGATGACAATGACCGGCCGCTCGCCTCCGCGGGCCAGCTCGTGCAGGACCTTAAAGCAGAGTGTCTGGGCTTCAGCAGGAGGGTTAGCACTGTCGTAGACATCGCCGGCGATCAGGATGGCATGGACTTTCTGCTCATCTGCATGGAGCACGAGGGATTCCAATGCTCGGCACTGTTCTTCCAGGCGATTGAATTGCCGTAGGCGTTTCCCCAAATGCCAGTCTGCTGTATGAAGGAGACGTATCATCCCCTGCACGCTCAGCACATGGGCTAACACGAGCGGGATAGCTCATACGTAAAATTAGCGGCTCCGGGTAGCGCTGGCGAATCGGGTACTGCAGAGGATACAGGTGTTCGTTTGGTGTCTGTAGGACCGTGATGGCATTGCAGCGTGCGCACATCCGAGTCCGCGGTTTCGTTCAAGGTGTGGGCTTTCGCTACTTCGTCCTACACCACGCTCGCTCGCTAGGCCTTGTGGGGTACGTGCGTAATTGCCCAGGGGGCGAGGTGGAAGCGGTTGTTGAGGGAGAAGCAGAGCGAATCGAGGAGCTGGTGCGACTGATGCGCTTCGGGCCACCGGCTGCACGGGTAGACGCTGTGGAGCTTGAATGGGAATCTCCTACAGGGGAGTTCACCGTGTTTGAAATTCGGCGGGGCAGGTGAGCGTCAGAGCGGGTGCGTCCAGTTTCTGTGTGGATGGAGGATGGAGTTGCAGCCAGAGACGGTTGTGCTGATTACGGGGGCTTCTTCAGGGATTGGGGCAGCAGCAGCATGCCGCTTTGCACAGGAGGGGGTCCGAGTGGCCATCGCAGCACGACGTCGGGAGCGCTTGGAGGCAGTCGAGCAGGAGCTACGGTGTTCTGGCTCGGAGGTGCTTGCTGTTCCGACCGATGTAGCTGATCCTGAGCAGGCTCGAAACCTCGTGGAACGAGTCCTTCAGCAGTGGGGGAGGATTGACGTCTTGCTGCTCAACGCAGGGCGGGGAAACTTGGCGGCCGTTGAGGAGACGACGCCCGAGCAGCTCTGGCGGATTTTCGCTGTCAACGCATTCGCTCTTTGGTACGTCACGGCACCTGCACTTCCCCATATGAAGCGGCGTGGCACGGGGCATATCTTGGTCGTTGCCAGCGTTGCCGGCAAGTGGGGATACCCGTACATGAGCGCGTACGTCGCTGCAAAGCACGCTGCCGTTGGGTTCGTGGCGGCTCTTCGGACGGAGCTGCTGGAGACAGGGATTGAGGCGACTGTCGTCTGCCCAGCGGCAGTAGAGACGGAGTGGGGAGAGGTCAGCGAGGGTGGACCCATAGGAGTGCTGTACCAAGAGGGCATCCGGCGCTCTAAGGAGATTGCTCGTGAGCGCGGTATCCCTCTGGCACCGCTGCCGAAGATTCTCACACCCGAAGCCATTGCGGAGCAGCTTGTGGAAATCGTTCGGAATCCTTCCAAGGCAGATGTCTTTACCCACGCAGGGACAGAGGAGCTGGCGCTTCTGGCGGCGCGTGACCGGCGGGAGCTGGAGCAACGGATGCTGCCGTTCTACTTGGGGGTCCGGCAGGTCTACGAGGAGTGGCGTCGCCATGGCACGGCTGAAACTCCGTAGATACGGGGCCCTTGTGCTACTGGGGTGGAACGCTGTAGGGGCGACGGAGGTAGAGTGGAGAATTCCGGAACCGTGGCGACTAGCTCCGCCGCTGGTCATCGTGTTGAGTGGCGGCGGCGCCCGCGGGATTGCTCAGCTGGGGGTCTTGGAGGTCTTAGAGCAGCACGGTTGGGTTCCTGATGGGATTGTTGGCACCAGCATCGGGGCTATCCTCGGCGGGCTCTATGCCAGCGGCTATACTGTGCAGGAGCTCCAAGAGATCGTGTGGCGCACGAACTGGGAGGAGTTGCTGTCCCTCCGCGAGCATGAGCGTGCTCAACTCTTCGTAGACCAGCGTCAGGAGGAGGATCGCAGCTTGCTGACGCTCTCGTTCGATGCTTTCCGTCCCGTGCTGCCGTTGGCACTCTCCCCTGGAACGCGGATGACAGCCTACTTGCAGGAGCTGGTATGGGGGGCTCCCTACCGCTCTTCGGATTTCGACCAATTGTGGTGCCGCTTCCGGGCCGTTGCTACGGATCTGCTGCGGGGACGAGCTGTTGTCCTGCGTCGTGGAGACTTAGCGATGGCACTACGGGCAAGCGCAGTCTTCCCGCTGCGGTACGTCCCTGTGCGCTGGGATTCCCTGCTGCTGGTAGATGGAGGATTGGAGGCCAATCTCCCCGTGCGGTTGGCGCGGCAGGAGTTCCCGGAAGCTGTCATCGTTGCTGTCAACACAACGGCGCCGCTCCGTACGGAGGCGCAGCTTACGACCCCGTGGGCGATTGCTGATCAGAGCATCTCGCTCGTAATGCAGCGCTTCATCGAGCAAGACCGGGCTGCAGCCGATGTCCTCATTGAGCCGGCGTTGGGGCACCACGGGACGCTGGAGTTCCGCGACTTCGCAACACTCATTGCGCGGGGGCGTGAAGCGGCAGTAGCGGCGCTACCACAGCTCCAGCAGCGGTATCGGATGTTCTGGGATTCACTTGCCCAAGTGTATGCTCAGCGCTTCGGCGCTGGTTATGCTGCCCGAGTGGCGGAGATTCGTTGGAGTGGCTTTACAGCAGAGGAGGAGGAAGCTCTGGAACACCTCCGCAGTCGGACGCTGCCGGAAGCGCTATCAGGTATTCTTTGGCTTAGTGCCCGAGGGGGCTACCGACAGCTCGTGGTGCGCGCGGGCTGGGACGGTAGAGGGATTGTTCTCTCCTGCCATGTGGAGCCGTATCCAGAATGTCGGGCATTGGAACTGTGGGGGATGCCGGCGGGGGTAGCCGAGCTTCTGGCCCGGATGGCTGCAGTGGGTGAGCGCTGTAGGACGGGAGGGCCCGCTCAGCGTCGGCTGGAGTGGCGACTGCGCCGTGCTCTCAAGGCCCTAGACCTTGATACGTTGGTGCCCCGAACGTGGAGTGTGGCAGATTCCTGCCTCTACGCGTGGCTTGAGCGCGAGCATGTGTGGAGGGTGGAATGTAGCGGGGTCTCACCCCAAGAGTGCCGCGATGTGCAGGAGTTCTTAACACTGGAGGAGGGAAGACCCATCATGTGGCAGCGCTTCTGGCCTCGGTGGCAAGGGCTGCAGCATTCTGGACTCTTCCGCAGCTTGGAGGCGTATCGGGAGCAGGACGGGGAGAGGGTAACCTTCCGCCTGCGACTCTCTCGGGTTCCTCCGCAGCAAGTCCATTTCGGGCTGCGAACTGACAACGAGCGTTACACACGCCTGTGGCTCGAGGCTGTTCACCGGCAAGGCGTCATACCGCAGATGGAGGTGCGAGCAGCGGGCATCGTTGGACCACGCGATGGGGCTGTCAGTCTGCAGGTAGCCCTGCAGCGGCGTTCGGCTGACATCGGAGCGGCGGTGCAGGCTCGGCTCTACGCCAGCAGCCGATTGGTCCGGCTCTTCGAGAGAAGGCCGACGTCAACGGGATGGGAGGTCATCACCACCGGGGACGCACGCCAGCAGCGGTACGGGATACGGCTGGGACTCCGCCTTCCCTTTCAGCCGGTAGATGTTATCGAAGGCTGGCTTTCATACGAGCGACAGCGAGAAGCTCCGGAGGGGCAAGCGGTGCCGTTTGCTACGATCCTCCTTTGGGGTACCGCATTTGGGCACGACAGTCGAGATCGCACCGAATTCCCGAGGCAGGGGCGCCTTGCGCGGCTCAGCTTCGAAGGTGCGCTCCCTCGGTGGTTTGAGGCCACCGTTGGTTTCACACGCTTGGAGGTTGCCTTCGGCCGATCCTACCGCGTGTGGTGGGGGCACAGCTTGTGGACGGAGCTCCACTTTGCCGCGGGGGATATCGCGATGCCCCAAATAGAGTTCTTCTCCCTGGGAGGACTCCGGAGCTTCTGGGCACTTCGGGAGGATGAGCTCGTAGGTCGCCAGCTCGTTCGGCTGAGCGCTCTGTACCAGCTTCCCGTGCCGCCAATCCTTGGGCTGCCGAGCAGCCTTGCGCTTCGCTATGACGTGGGGGGCGTCTGGATAGCACCGCAGCAGATTCGGTTGGGGTCGCTGCAGCATGGGGTTGGGTTGGGTGTCTGTGTGGAGACACCGCTTGGCTTGGCGGTAGCGACCCTTGCGCGGGGGTTTGAGTTCTCTCGCGGTGTTCCAGCATTACGCTGGGGACCAACCGTTGTAGCATTCATGCTGGGGAGTGCGTTGCCATGAGTCTTATCGTGACC from Candidatus Kapaibacterium sp. includes:
- a CDS encoding alpha-mannosidase, whose translation is MERRKVYLLAQTHIDPVWLWDWHEGVAVTLATFRSVVQLCQRYPELRFNQNEALLYHWVELYEPELFERIRHLVQSGQWYPAGGWYLQPDCNLPCGEAMVRQILVGHRYFTRTFGTEPVVALNVDSFGHSRGLVQILARSGYRAYIFCRPSRERLPLPHSIFRWEGVDGSQVIGIRADSHYNTPLGKAAEKLRSFLQQQDSPHPLLFPWGVGNHGGGPSEIDLHALRELQQAMDWQFQHATPEEYLEAIEPLRSKLPVVRQSLRPWAVGAYTTNIRLKQLYRLAEDRLITAETMATCAALLGLLPYPRESLRRAWEAVLFCQFHDILAGTCTESATISALQRLSSALHTVDGLLYRSFIALSVGQPPAVPDEIPILVYNHHPYPVTVLLECECQPEEPNRSTLHAQPQLFSEDGTPLSCQELRPESNLPQDFRKRILFRATLQPQRMHRFSCRFAYVPPPPPPQTTDPQWIRLRTTEAEIWISRQTGLLERYRVHGREYARAGMASLLVIPDSADAWGMWVRHFRRKARHFRLLPKALAAWFAGVPEPLHPVRIIEDGPLCTVVEALFHHRYRSFACLHYVIPREGAEIELRLRLYWNERDSLLKLAFPTRLLHARLYGQSMFAVEELPTNGSEQVAQRWVCLVEEPYALSCITDTTYGVDCHSGELRLSLVRSPAYSGHPVAGVSHIAPPDRFTPRIDQGEHRFRFWLNAGESLSRLQAIEREAHIRLRPPLAYPFPPARSRAPVQPLVHIEHPSAVLTALKLTEDADALIVRLWESTGQQSVCRLLFPAFGYYADVELQPYAVTTFRIDLRDGTLTETDLLERPLSSPVPLKRLPSASQTS
- a CDS encoding SMC family ATPase; translation: MIPLELTIEGLFSYSTKQRIDFGPLVDAGLFGIIGPTGSGKSAIVEAMLLALYAECPRKPRNKSIAVIMNPKSQKVSVDFTFLLDTHDGQHLYQCRYRANEKGRLLHQLFQSHSGKWRQVSGNTANEVAKLLGLDYDNFCRAILLPQGQFQNFLTLDSGDRAEALQKLFQLHRYDFSLTIRDVRQEANLSKKSLEQQLNQYRESASEELLQSLQEELEEAKAKQEELKQRHQELLHREQGFQRLAEQYQQYQRLRQELQDLHRQYPDVDERCQRLEHLLHCRERLLRPWQQLQNKLEHRRKLQDQLIPLQQAADELQNSLSPLQRRYEELRSLADSHELSPEIIQLYDDAAQAAALRERLTELDLERQELSQQLASLQHSRQRLEEELEALRKQRQRLIDELKSYAELHELVDWHSVDKALRNQHSELSDELRKCNEKIAEAEAEFLRRCGELSEEYRPQSPHSDELEQVEDRLRSAIEQHQRQHERLRQRQSAAELAQLLEPHQPCPVCGSLDHPSPALSDPHLQEELEKSLEQLSVLQGWLEYLRTLRNDYAARFEVLEGQRREIESKLESIQQKIAEHRRSFTWSGWSPDALEHQLQVARQRYGQLQQELQDLNTEERERLEQLEEYRRQELERREYYNRLSNDYAQSSSSYEHLCQRVKDYDESLLHYTQETLRKLHEELKARRQQVEEELPRVQKGLQEKQTEFDRVQGQIETLRKQLAEMEAEIDKCHQDFRAACEAEGLLLAEAQQLLQHPYDELYKELSELRDLQRRLKMLQEECDRLSTETARYQPDEHERICTERARLERELEELAERQGALKRQLEEVQQARERYAQLSQEYEKLCVRCDRIEKLARLFQGNAFINFIAASYMDGICNRANEYLRKWTYGLLELGVREGGRELCVRDFSYEGREREISTLSGGQLFQASLALALALSDMVRANSRLRRCLLFIDEGFGSLDRESLQIVMGTLHQLRRQGRLIGIISHREELQQELEAYLKVGENSSHGENSLQLARQ
- a CDS encoding exonuclease SbcCD subunit D; translation: MIRLLHTADWHLGKRLRQFNRLEEQCRALESLVLHADEQKVHAILIAGDVYDSANPPAEAQTLCFKVLHELARGGERPVIVIAGNHDSPERLESAACWGYPLGVLLLGSLDSTLPQAGTHLGKAVVSYSANGILELQHPRWPFDVRFLLTPYVSPYRLQQIVDTQLPAWLRTQWEERLQSRAHVPMPTVLVAHLYCSADGIVLQEDEEERPISFGNEAFSPDDFPSMVHYVALGHLHQFQIIRQSSPTIAYSGSLLQYSFSDTNPNKVALLVELNPNGVQINPLPLSGGYPLYRLICQNSQEALQRLQNLPSEAYVELLLYSDAPLSPEELQQLRGSHRHLFITPVKLQQELSEFSSPEALLDDIETLFTTFFRYKERQDPDAAMVELFREVLQRHRALQHDT
- a CDS encoding acylphosphatase; amino-acid sequence: MALQRAHIRVRGFVQGVGFRYFVLHHARSLGLVGYVRNCPGGEVEAVVEGEAERIEELVRLMRFGPPAARVDAVELEWESPTGEFTVFEIRRGR
- a CDS encoding SDR family NAD(P)-dependent oxidoreductase, with amino-acid sequence MELQPETVVLITGASSGIGAAAACRFAQEGVRVAIAARRRERLEAVEQELRCSGSEVLAVPTDVADPEQARNLVERVLQQWGRIDVLLLNAGRGNLAAVEETTPEQLWRIFAVNAFALWYVTAPALPHMKRRGTGHILVVASVAGKWGYPYMSAYVAAKHAAVGFVAALRTELLETGIEATVVCPAAVETEWGEVSEGGPIGVLYQEGIRRSKEIARERGIPLAPLPKILTPEAIAEQLVEIVRNPSKADVFTHAGTEELALLAARDRRELEQRMLPFYLGVRQVYEEWRRHGTAETP
- a CDS encoding patatin-like phospholipase family protein, which produces MARLKLRRYGALVLLGWNAVGATEVEWRIPEPWRLAPPLVIVLSGGGARGIAQLGVLEVLEQHGWVPDGIVGTSIGAILGGLYASGYTVQELQEIVWRTNWEELLSLREHERAQLFVDQRQEEDRSLLTLSFDAFRPVLPLALSPGTRMTAYLQELVWGAPYRSSDFDQLWCRFRAVATDLLRGRAVVLRRGDLAMALRASAVFPLRYVPVRWDSLLLVDGGLEANLPVRLARQEFPEAVIVAVNTTAPLRTEAQLTTPWAIADQSISLVMQRFIEQDRAAADVLIEPALGHHGTLEFRDFATLIARGREAAVAALPQLQQRYRMFWDSLAQVYAQRFGAGYAARVAEIRWSGFTAEEEEALEHLRSRTLPEALSGILWLSARGGYRQLVVRAGWDGRGIVLSCHVEPYPECRALELWGMPAGVAELLARMAAVGERCRTGGPAQRRLEWRLRRALKALDLDTLVPRTWSVADSCLYAWLEREHVWRVECSGVSPQECRDVQEFLTLEEGRPIMWQRFWPRWQGLQHSGLFRSLEAYREQDGERVTFRLRLSRVPPQQVHFGLRTDNERYTRLWLEAVHRQGVIPQMEVRAAGIVGPRDGAVSLQVALQRRSADIGAAVQARLYASSRLVRLFERRPTSTGWEVITTGDARQQRYGIRLGLRLPFQPVDVIEGWLSYERQREAPEGQAVPFATILLWGTAFGHDSRDRTEFPRQGRLARLSFEGALPRWFEATVGFTRLEVAFGRSYRVWWGHSLWTELHFAAGDIAMPQIEFFSLGGLRSFWALREDELVGRQLVRLSALYQLPVPPILGLPSSLALRYDVGGVWIAPQQIRLGSLQHGVGLGVCVETPLGLAVATLARGFEFSRGVPALRWGPTVVAFMLGSALP